The Cardiocondyla obscurior isolate alpha-2009 linkage group LG16, Cobs3.1, whole genome shotgun sequence genome segment GCGAAATTagctataaatatttcgtataagTAGAATTACTTTTGTAAGACTGGGGCCTTTGCGACCCATTAGAAACGCAGGAATGATTCAAGGATCTTCCAGAGAAAACCAGAAAGCGCACTGCCATTATATTTTGTACGTACCATGAGCCATTGCAATCATTAatagcatatttttattaatgtacaaTAGCGACACGTGTATAAAGCAATAAGTGacaatatttatatgcatttaGAGTGCATTATTGTGTTAAGAAtgccgaaaaattaatacgttgTTAAGAGAAGACTGTCCtacgaaataaaagttttatagttTTACCTGCAGGAAATTCGAATCTATAGGCAATTTCCAATCGGCCCGTATCtattcgtaatatttaatcgtaataacATGGAAAACGAATAACTTGTAGTGCGCGCTTCGAGACCTCGTTCGTCGCCTGTTCGCTTTTGCTGCACTTTCGAGTGAGTGCAATAATATAACGCTGCGGCCagttcagaaaaaaaaattgtatcaaaACATATACTTACGTGACGAGGCAGCTAACGAGCTGTAGTAACTGGTCGTGACACTCGTGACGCCGTCAACGATTTTCGACATGAGGTTACTATCAAATTTCACAGCGCACGTATGCAAACATCTGACAGTTAGAGGCAGCTTACCGGTTTACTCCGGCAGTCGTAGGAAAATGGCGTCCGAAGTAGAAAAGGCACAGACCGCTGCGGAGGAAAGTGACACGATATTTGGAAAGATATTACGGAAAGAGATTCCATGCAACTTCATTTATGAGGACAATCAAGTGAGCTGACATGAAATATAAAAGCCACGTTTATTTATCGAATTACATAACCAATTCTACTTGTCATCATTCAGGgatcaaatttataattctttgcCGAAAATATTAAGTGTTATTTTGCTTGAAATATTGCTCGATTTAATTCAGAAGTGACAAAAATGAGCAATACAAATACATTTCAAGCAATTATATTGATTtacacatatattaattatttgaagtaTCACACTtaactattttaaatatgtgcagcaaaaaaaaaaaaaagttgtctAATTATCTAACATGATTGTTGTTTACTACCTCACTCCATTACTCTCTGTAACTGTTATATAACTACACTTCCTCTAGTCTATCAAGTTttatatcgaataaaaaattgtagttcaggcatttttattaaaaaaaaaaaaaaaaattatattctcaCTCGGTggaacattaatataaatattaatttattaaatattttatgatttacaGTGCGTTGCATTTGATGATATAAATCCTCAAGCACCTGTACACTTTTTGGTGATACCACGGAAGGCAATTTCGCAACTTTCAAAGGCTCAAGATGATGATGAACCTTTGCTTGGTCATTTGGTGAATGTAGCACACAAAGTTGCAAAGCAAAAAGGCTTGACAGATGGATTTCGCTTAGTCGTTAATGATGGAAAACATGGTGCGCAATCTGTATATCATTTGCATATACATATTCTTGGTGGGCGGCAACTGCAGTGGCCACCTGGCTAATGCTATTATGCATTTATGTATGTAAGCATTCACCATCGAAAGTCTTTATCTTCTActaataaaacatttgtaaaGATGAAAATACCGATTGGAGAATGCTTCCTAATAAAAcaaattcatttatttacaatttaaacgATCGTAAGACGTATAACTTTATTACTTATCTTTTCTCATATACTTCATACACAAATTCAATTCCATTTTCTTTCTGCACACCTTGAGGTACTGCTGCATCCctgaaattattacattaaatattagaaaGCTGTAATGTGAAtgcagaataattaatttagcgcagaaaaatattttaatacttactcgattaatacaaaattgtttGGAATGGTAGGAAAAAACGTATCGCATTCgaactttttctttatacgcGTCAGATACAATCGTCCGAAATTCGGAGATTCCATAGCACTctaacataaaaatacatacatgaatgttataaattcatatttatactAATCATTCGAATTAATTGCAGGATTAATTATGTATCTTTGTCTTGCATATTACCTTGTATACTCTACTGCCACCTATTACCCATATCCTTTCTACTTGATTTTGCATTTGTAAAATCGTATCGAGAGCGTGTGGTATATCTTTACACGCAATTGCTTCGTGTCCAAGATccctaaaaattaatatataatctattttaattatctgaaaaaaaaaaaaaaaaaaattaactttctaACATCTTATTTCATCGGTAATTACGTTATTTGTGATGTCAAAACCATATTTATGCGATTCTGTAAAGGTTTATACTTTTTGGGGATGCACTCCCATGTGCGTCTTCCCATAAgtacaacattttttttatttttatcgtttgtaCTTGTCGTCATACGTGTGAAAAAGGCCATTTCCGTCCTGCAAACAACTTTGTTTAAACATTACGTTCGATTTTAATCACGTAacgcaataatatatttactttaaacGCCAAGGTAAATTGCCATTTATCCCAATGCCCATATTGTCACATGCTGCAGCAATTAATTCCAATTTAAGTGGCATATTGAGATAAATCCTTTGCCTTTTCGTCGTAAACCTATGCTATAGATATATAGGTATAGTATACCTATATGATAACTAACTGCCGTTTACCAATCTTGCTTGATCGTTTACAAAGGTGCTCTCGTTTCGCCGCATGCGGCCATGTCTGAAAGAACAAACGTCTAGTTGGTTATCGTGGATATATAGATTTCCGCCGCGCGGCGAACGTTACCGCGGTAACCCAAGTGTCTAAACAGATTTAAAGTCACCGAACTTCAGAGTTCATAATTCACGGCGGCATAACCTTGTGGATTTGTACGAGTATCTCGAGGAACAGTTTTATCCTGCCGAATAAACGTTCGTTGATCtgtatctaaatttttttaatttgatatatatCGCCTCGTGAATCAGTTTGGCAATTAAGTAAAACTACAAGTAGGTTAAGCATTTGATTACTCATTAAATTTCATAGTCATAAGAATTATCATTCGTCTGGTATACGTGTTATTTTCGTGAATGTCgtatttactattattttaaatgtttcctGCAAATATCacttatgaatttaatttagtgctattcttataattattattaacattaaaaaaaatagctgtatataatataaaatattatatacagtaaataataaaaaaaaaaaaagaattgtaatttatttcttatttcgcCAGAGGTTATATTTGTTGTAATGATTAcgctataaaaaattgttggagctgttttttctttttcttttttttttttttctaacgataATCGGACtaattcatttttatgttttagaaTGTCTGGCCGAGaaggaggtaaaaaaaaacctttaaaaGCGCCGAAGAAGGAAGGCAAAGTTTTGGATGACGAGGACATGGCATTTAAGCAAAAGCTAAAGGAAGAACAGAAAGCATTGGCGGAAGCAGCAAAAAAAGCCAGTCAGAAAGGCCCTTTGGTCACCGGTGGCATAAAAAAGTCtgggaaaaaataattttaccgagacataaaatacatattctGTATctataaatactttaattgTAACTATGATTTTAAACTTGATCTACTGTTAAGCCAgactgtctttttttttttttttacaatcctTTGAAAGATACTTaatcttgtaaataaaatatatgtatatgttttccattaaatttttatagaattatcGTGGGTCTTCTGTAATAGCTAGCTTTTACCacttgtaatataaaatattgggTATTTCATactcttaaaataattttaactttttatttactcaTTTTAAGTAACTTAATGAGTGTTCAATTACTACAATATTCTAATGGtatttgataatataaaaatacatatgaacaagcaacaaataaattactatAATCTTAGTATAATTAGAATAATCCTTAAACATTTACTTTTAGCAATTCTCActtcttataattattatgacAGGTATTCATCATCAGATATGTCAGAGATATTTGGTATATCAGGACATAAATCTTCATCACAGGTAtcatcaaatttaatttttggaatATCCAGTAAGTTTTCTgattctaaaaaaaagttgttaaataaatatgtaatattataaacataaaattttcagttttataCCTGATGCAAGCAAATTATTCTGATGAGacttttgatttttttcttctttgaaAGACAGatctttatattctttttctatagttttaatatatccataatctataaaaaaaaaaaattaattagttttaaattttaataatacaattaaaataaattatttttctataaaattaaagtaatgatTTATGTACCAAAGTTATGTTGATCATCAGACCAGTATGCTAACTTTTCTGGCTTGggaaatgttttaatattttttttaggaacTAATGGCTTCTTAAAAACATCATGActtaattgattttttgtgCACTTATTAGTTGTACTATCTCTGAAAGCAGTCTCTTTAAGCTTTGATGATTGTGTAATTAACttctataaaaagaaaagaaaaacttaaCAATTAGCAATAAGGTAAGAAGTAAAGATTTGTTAAGCCTTACAAAAATTCTATCATGATTACATATAAGTGTTTTTGATATATACTGTAACTACAATTATACAACAAGAGTAAACAGTATTACCTTTGATGAATTTAGTTTTTTAGGAGATAATGGAGATCCAACATTATCCAATTGTGTTACTTTTAACTTTGAACCATTCTGTTCATTCTcttgtttatttttcttaatagaATTTATGGCTGATATATTCATCTCAGAGTTAGATCTTATTGACAGTCCTTTTGGCTTTGCACCTCCATTCTTGAGAGAATTCAATCTAATCTCATGAGATGTTAGAGATCTTTCCATGGGCTTTATTTGACCTATAAACAAGTTTCTAtcttatatacatttttcaacgtttattttaacttatttaGGTTTTCCACTCAATAGAAAATTTCTTTGTCAAATATCTGTACAATTATTCACAATTCTCTTCGTGAATAAAGCATCTTGCCCGTAATACTTacaacgtattaaaaatttatgtatttaaaatgtattaagatGTCAAAaagtatgaatattttttagtagAAATTTATAACCATGTCAAAATTATTACGCTTACCTTCGTTAGGTTCAGCAAGCCCGCTCAACAAATTGAATATGTTAGACATTTTACGATTACTGATAATCACAATTTTAATGTTACTTCTGTGCAACTTTTCTTTTGAATTCTAATTAACGTAGATGCAGAGTAATCAAGCCGATCAGCCGATAATTCGACACTTCGACACTAAGCACGACGTTTGAAACAAAAACCACCGTTTCTCTCTGCATGCGCAATAGCGTCCATTTGTTCATGCTGTGTTCACAGAAAGAATAGATTGactatgaaaatataaaaagaccATCTGTCTATCGAAGGATGAACTACAAATCGCGGtcgagttcgaaacgaaaatgtcgaggcatccgtgcgtcgtagcccgtttctcgtGTCGAACTCGAGGATTTgagacggtcgggagtgtcgtggactatctcgcgagtgtccagtgcgcggaaggatggttcgttacgtcccatctgagaggaggagcaggcccggggggcatcctgcatcggcggagcaacttataggtaaatatcaatttttttcttttttagaaaatctttataaaaatgaagCTTTGCctgtacattaatttaaatactaacacgtctacattaatgtttaattttatgttacagtcaccggcagaagtctacaactccgctgaaacttatgcagattggtaagtcgcatttttttaatagtttgtAATTGAGTCTCTTGAACACGTCGTCGACTATagattactcaattataatgtaatCATCGTATAGaaactattataattaatgtccccAATTATGATGCGCACGAATTAGGACTTTatgaaaaatagcgcacgcgaggCGTGCacatggtttgttctagtacGGTTAAAACACATGCaactcaaattaatttacattatacaACAAGTAAAAtagatcaaattaaataattacacagCTGAGTTTAAAACATTTGGGAATTATCCATGAGTGATAAACGAATACAAGATGAACGCATCTTTTAAACTGAAAAACAGATCGTAAATTGGATGGGCAATTAATCGGGTGGAAGGACTGCTCTAAAGCAGTCTCTGTACCTTCAGAGAtacgattattttaacatatctcatgtaaaacaatatatatctttattgaTAATATACTCCATTAAAAGAGACAATGTGGGCACTGTCAgtagcaaatattttatatagtcAAATCATTCTTtgaaatgtataatatatatatctgtatgagttcatatgtatataatggCTTGTCGCAAATGTTGCTTACAACGCATAAGCAATCATGCAAAAGCCATTATAACAACATAAAGCTACCAACTGTTTACAGTGGAATGCTTTGAAACAGATCTGTCCAATCATCAGAGTCGAGCTTACATGCAGCATTAATTGGGCAGATCTGCTTAAGGAGAAATCTGCATGATAAATCATttgtatgtgtatatacaattatttactACATACACATAGACGAAAGAATATATTTGGAAGAAAACAGCGTAAATACGTTAAcaaaaactgtaaaaaaaaaagaaatagtaaaaaattgaataaaagtaaattaattttccctctttctcatAATTCGTAAGTTTATGAGTTCGATAGATTGTTCTTTGGGACAGGACTTATTTTGTACGTTCGAGCATTCTCCCTTCGTCTATGCGTAGCGCAATTAAGTTAAACGCTTATAAATGCTAagtgttataaataaatttttttgagcTTCTTCTGCAaaagggaaaataattttttagctaCTGTCTAAACTTTTGCCATGCTTCATGTTCCCCGTATTCTCCGATGGTCTTTACAATCTATACAAATGGTTTGTCAGTCTCCTTTGCAAATCAATGTGTTGTAAATGATTTGTCATACAAAGATCAACAGTAGCGCCTTTGTCTTGCTTATTGCATTTCTTCAAGCCATTCTGATACTCTGGATGATTTGAAACACAGCTGTAACAAACAATGCcacattaattaaagtatatttcctacaataatataactacatatataaaaatttaaataaacacaaCTTGTgatagaacaaaaaaaaactttaatacaaatttacaatttatataaagtcACATACAAGTTGCATATTAAGTTACTGCAAAAATTTCTTAGTCTCAACTAAATAGCTGTTTTATTTCTGTTAAATTACTTGGCTCTGTATGGATAAGATACAAATATAGAAAACATACAAAGGTATCTGTTTCTGGACTAGAAAAATCTGAATTAGAATTTGGCATGATTAGATTATCACATATAGACTTACCAGATCCACATAC includes the following:
- the Hint1 gene encoding adenosine 5'-monophosphoramidase HINT1; this translates as MRLLSNFTAHVCKHLTVRGSLPVYSGSRRKMASEVEKAQTAAEESDTIFGKILRKEIPCNFIYEDNQCVAFDDINPQAPVHFLVIPRKAISQLSKAQDDDEPLLGHLVNVAHKVAKQKGLTDGFRLVVNDGKHGAQSVYHLHIHILGGRQLQWPPG
- the Dhfr gene encoding dihydrofolate reductase; the protein is MPLKLELIAAACDNMGIGINGNLPWRLKTEMAFFTRMTTSTNDKNKKNVVLMGRRTWECIPKKYKPLQNRINMVLTSQITDLGHEAIACKDIPHALDTILQMQNQVERIWVIGGSRVYKSAMESPNFGRLYLTRIKKKFECDTFFPTIPNNFVLIEDAAVPQGVQKENGIEFVYEVYEKR
- the LOC139108813 gene encoding uncharacterized protein, translated to MSNIFNLLSGLAEPNEGQIKPMERSLTSHEIRLNSLKNGGAKPKGLSIRSNSEMNISAINSIKKNKQENEQNGSKLKVTQLDNVGSPLSPKKLNSSKKLITQSSKLKETAFRDSTTNKCTKNQLSHDVFKKPLVPKKNIKTFPKPEKLAYWSDDQHNFDYGYIKTIEKEYKDLSFKEEKNQKSHQNNLLASESENLLDIPKIKFDDTCDEDLCPDIPNISDISDDEYLS